The following are from one region of the Advenella mimigardefordensis DPN7 genome:
- the yidD gene encoding membrane protein insertion efficiency factor YidD: protein MIRKILIAPIRFYRYFISPWVGQSCRFTPTCSAYMEQAINTHGAGKGLWLGTKRLCRCHPFSQGGHDPVPPAKAPEGTRAAPNHE from the coding sequence ATGATTCGCAAGATTCTGATTGCGCCTATCCGTTTTTACCGGTACTTTATCAGTCCCTGGGTAGGCCAGTCCTGCCGGTTCACGCCCACCTGCTCGGCATATATGGAGCAGGCGATCAATACACACGGCGCCGGTAAGGGCCTGTGGCTGGGAACCAAACGACTTTGTCGCTGTCATCCCTTTAGTCAGGGTGGTCATGATCCGGTGCCGCCGGCGAAAGCGCCCGAAGGCACCAGGGCCGCGCCAAATCATGAATAA